In a genomic window of Spirosoma agri:
- a CDS encoding SMP-30/gluconolactonase/LRE family protein: protein MTTSEFSRFWATLLLIPFLTTCFHQLAAQSVDSIHVVAPGASVRKISSQFTFTEGPTVDKKGNIYFTDQPNDKIWKYDTDGKLAVFMDKTGRSNGLYIDKKGNLLACADEKDELWSISPDKKVTVLLSNFKGQRFNGPNDLWLDPKGGIYFTDPYYQRDYWERKKPDLDGQKVYYLPKGANEAVVVDGDLMQPNGIVGTPDGKYLFVADIRANKTYKYQINPDGSLAQRQLYVSQGSDGMTLDSQGNLYLSGRGVTVYDTSAKKLGTIPVPSGWVGNLCFGGKDRQTLFITASESVYTLQMRVKGIE, encoded by the coding sequence ATGACGACCTCCGAGTTCTCCCGATTTTGGGCCACCCTTCTTCTGATACCTTTCCTGACTACGTGTTTTCATCAGCTCGCTGCCCAATCGGTTGATTCTATACATGTCGTGGCCCCCGGCGCTTCCGTACGTAAGATCTCAAGTCAGTTTACGTTCACGGAAGGCCCTACCGTCGATAAGAAGGGCAACATTTACTTTACGGATCAGCCAAACGACAAAATCTGGAAATATGACACCGACGGAAAGCTGGCTGTTTTTATGGACAAAACGGGGCGTTCCAACGGGTTATACATCGATAAGAAAGGCAATTTATTAGCCTGTGCAGACGAAAAAGATGAACTCTGGTCGATTAGTCCGGACAAGAAAGTTACCGTGTTACTCAGCAATTTTAAGGGCCAGCGCTTCAACGGGCCCAACGATCTGTGGCTTGATCCAAAAGGGGGTATTTACTTCACAGACCCGTATTACCAGCGTGATTACTGGGAGCGAAAAAAGCCTGACCTTGATGGCCAGAAGGTCTATTATCTGCCGAAAGGAGCCAACGAAGCGGTTGTGGTCGATGGCGATCTGATGCAGCCCAACGGTATTGTCGGAACGCCCGATGGCAAGTATTTATTCGTGGCTGACATTCGCGCCAATAAGACCTACAAATACCAGATCAATCCGGATGGTAGTCTGGCCCAGCGACAGCTTTACGTTTCGCAGGGTTCTGACGGCATGACGCTTGATAGCCAGGGCAATTTATACTTGTCGGGGCGGGGTGTTACGGTGTATGACACTTCAGCCAAAAAACTGGGTACCATTCCGGTTCCTTCCGGCTGGGTCGGCAATTTGTGCTTCGGGGGAAAAGACCGCCAGACGTTATTTATTACGGCTTCAGAATCCGTCTACACGCTTCAGATGCGGGTAAAAGGTATCGAGTAA